A window of Pectobacterium carotovorum genomic DNA:
TGGTTTTGTCAGTGCCGTGCTCGGTCGCCATATAGCGCAGCGACACTGGGCTGGAGAAGCGGACAAAGCTATCGCGGCCTAGCCACAGGACGGCGAAGAATTTCTCAATACCGTTGAGCAAGCGCAGGTGTGGTGCTGCCTGAGCGTGGCCTTCCCGACCCGGAGAGCGCCCAAACATCACGGAAACCGGCACCATCTGTACGTCTAAATCTGGATTGGCACGGTGCAAATCCAGGTAGTCGTGGAACAGCTTGACGGATTTTTGCTTGGGAACGTAATAGCGGAAGACACGAGGCCCGTCATTAATAAAGACGTGGCTAGGAAGTTCGACGCCATTGAATTCGAACGACAGCGAAGGATCGGGTAGCCCCAATGCCAGGCATTTCGCACGTAGCGTCAAGAGATCCGCCTGAGAGTTATAAGGCAGAACATAGAGTATAGGACGTGAGGGATCTAACCCCAGCTCGACCACGGGATCTGCGGGAATAACTTTGCTCTTCACCAGCAGTTTCAGTGGGAGATTCAATAATTTATAGTAAATTTTACGCCAACCTGACATAACAACATGGAGCCTCTTGTTAGCAATGCGCCGCAAGGATACCAGAAACTGCGCCGGAGATCTGTGGTGATGAGACAACGTAGGTGCGTTAAAATGCGAACTATTTTGCATATACTCGTCATACTTCAAGTTGCATGTGCGTTGGCTGCGTTCACTCACCCGAATCACTTACTCCAGTAAGCTCATCGGGATTCGTTCTCTTGCCGCCTGCCTGAAACTCGAATTATTTAGCGTATAAATAATGGAGGATAAATGAATAAAGCAACGGGGATGACCCGGATTATTAAGGCGACCGGTTATTCCTTTAAGGGGCTGAAGCAGGCGTGGCAGCATGAGGCGGCATTTCGTCAGGAAACGATACTGACCTTTGTCGGCGTCATTATCGCGTGTTTACTGCCGGTTACGCTGGTCGAAAAACTGCTGCTGATCGGGTCTGTGGTACTGATTATGCTGTTTGAGCTGGCGAATAGCGCCATTGAAGCCGTGGTCGATCGCATTGGGCCTGAGCATCACGAATTATCCGGTCGGGCGAAAGATATTGGGTCGGCCGCTGTCTTTGTTGCCATCTTGTTAGCCGCTGTCGTGTGGGGCAGTATCCTCTGGCAACATTTTGCCTGACGGCGCGCATAAATGAGTAAAAGTCAGGGGCTTTGCCGATATCGTCATTCCCAATTGTGCCTTACCTGTATATACTCACAGCAAGACTGTATAAACAACCAGGGGGCGGAATGAAAGTATTAACAGCAAGGCAGCAGCAGGTTTATGACCTGATCCGCGATCATATTGCGCAAACCGGAATGCCGCCAACGCGGGCGGAAATTGCTCAACAACTAGGGTTTCGCTCTCCCAATGCGGCTGAAGAACATCTGAAAGCGCTGGCGCGTAAAGGTGTGATTGAAATTGTATCGGGCGCGTCTCGTGGTATTCGTCTGCTGATGGAAGAAGAGACGGGTATTCCTCTGGTTGGTCGCGTGGCCGCAGGTGAACCTCTGCTGGCACAGGAACACATCGAATGTCGCTATCAGGTTGACCCTGCGATGTTCAAACCCAGCGCTGATTTTTTGCTGCGGGTGAGCGGCATGTCGATGAAAAATATCGGTATTATGGATGGCGATTTACTGGCCGTGCATAAAACAGAAGATGTGCGAAATGGTCAAATTGTCGTCGCGCGTATTGACGATGAAGTGACGGTGAAGCGCCTGAAAAAGCAGGGCAATACGGTACACCTCCTCGCTGAAAATGAAGAGTTTGCCCCGATTGTTGTCGATCTGCGTCAGCAAAGCTTTTCGATAGAAGGCTTAGCGGTTGGCGTGATTCGCAACAGCGACTGGAGCTAACCATTCGCAGAGATGCACTGCTCGTCTGTCTGGGTCAGTGCATCATGTCCTGTATTCATCGTTTAGCGTGTTAATCTGCTAACCATATATATTTAGTTACATTTCGCGCGCATTTTCTACGATCCCTATTACCCTCTGTTTTTTCACTGCTTTTTGCGGTGATTTTCTCTTTCTCAACGTCCGTTCTAGTCACAGATTTCTAATTTTCCATGTTAAGTGAAATATTCGACTATAATTTTTATCAAGGTAAGCATTTTTATCTTGATTGATCGTTTGTCGATTGATCATTAGCCATCACATGTAGATAGCCCGGTAATCAAGGGAGACAGTGGCGAAGAGCACCGTCATGGTTCACAGAGTTATGATGCTGCTTACTGAATAAATCTATTTATCTGAAATTGACGCATAAGTCGGTAGTCACGATTTTTTATGCGCAATGCACCTAAGGTACGGAGATTATTATGAATAAAGACCAAGCCAGCGGTAACTGGAAACAGTTTAAAGGTAAAGCGAAAGAGCAATGGGGAAAATTAACGGATGACGATCTGACGGTCATCGAAGGTAAGCGTGACCAACTGGTGGGGAGAATCCAGGAGCGTTACGGGTACGCAAAAGAAGCGGCAGAGAAAGAAGTGAAACACTGGGAAGAGCACCACAAATATCACTGGTAGCTATCGCTGGTGATAAAGGTGATGTCTCTCCACAGAAAAAACGATAGCCCTTGGGCTATCGTTTTTTAATGGGAACAGTATGTTTTAATGGGAACAGTATGGGCGTGATCGCCATGAGCCGATTGCTGCCGAAGGCGATGAACTTGTGCGAGCGTTATCTTAATCGGTGACGGCACTGTGCATCGTGTTGCTGAAAGCCTTCGAGACCGCCTTTCATGATAACCAACTGGCTAACGCCTTCAAGCATCAAGGAATGATGGCCACTGCTTCGATCTCGAATAATGCTCCTTCGACCACCAACTTTGAAATTTCTACAGTTGTGCTCGTCGGTGGAGTCTTCGTATTGACAAAGCTGTCCCGCACCTCTCGGAGCACCGGGATTTGGTTCTTGGCATCTGTCATGTACATGTTGATCTTCACGACGTTTTCCCATGTGGCGCCCACAGATTCAAGCGACGTTTTGACGTTCTGAAATGCCTGGTGGGCCTGTGCCCTGAAGTCTCCAGGCTCGCCCGCCATCTTTCCGTCAGGCAGAAAGCCCAACTGACCCGCGACAAAAACCATCCGCTGCCCGCTGGGGACGACTGCGACGTGTGAATATCCGAATGGTTTGGCGACGCCAGGAGGGTTGGAGAAGGTCACGCTCTGTGCATTGGCACTTTCAACCGCAACGAAAGCCATCGCTGCCACACGCTAGCATGATCAGCAAGAATCAATAATAAGCTATCGTTCGGCGGTCTGCGTGCGATCTTAAGGATAGACCGCGATCCAAAGGGCGTGACGTCATGAAACCAACGACATAAACGTCGTAATTCTGGTCCGAAGCGATCAAACGGGTACTGGCGCAGGGATTAACGCCAGAGAAAGCGGCACATCGTGATGCCCTAAGAGATGGGGTGCGCATCCAAGCTGCGTAAAGAATGGGCTATCGTTTTTTAATTGGAACCGTATGGTCGTGATCGCAATGATCCGGCTGTTTGCATGAGGCAACTTCCTGACAGCCTCCACACAAGCCGTGTGCTTCCACCACGCTGTGACGCAGCGTAAATCCTGACTGCTGTGCCAGACTGCGTAATGTTTCTTCGACACCTTCGGTTTGACGTTCGGTGACTTGCCCGCAGCGGTCGCAGATGAAAAGGGCGGACGTGTGGCTGTGGTCCTCGATATGGTGACACAGCACATAGCTGTTGTTGGATTCGACGCGATGAATGAAGCCTTGTTCCAGCAGAAAATCCAGTGCGCGATAGACGGTCGGCGGTTTCGCCTGAGGCTCGGAAACGCGCAGCAGATCCAACAGGTCATAAGCGCTGATAGCACCGGACTGCTGTGCCATAAGGCGTAAAACCTCTAACCGCTGTGGCGTGAGACGCACAGCGCGCTGCTGACAAATCTGTTCAGCCTGGGCAAGAAGTTTGTCCTGTTTGGTTGAATCCATTGTCATATCACCCTGACGCATTGAGGAACAAGGCGGATATCTTACCACGACTGAATAAAAACGCCGAACTGGAGGCGTTTTCCTGCAAAAACAGCGGACAGAAGCGCTACACGACCAGATCGATGAGCAGCGCCCGCAAAGGCGACTCTGCCTGTAGCGTCAACGCCGTTTCTTCCTTAATGAAGGCGCCGTCGCCGCAGTGTAGTGTTTCACTGTTCTGATTGCCTTTTACTGCCATTGAACCGTGGATCAGCTGGAGGTATGCCTGATTTCCCTGTAGCGCGATTGTGCTTTGCTCATTCTGCTGGAGATCGACATGATGAACCCAAACCTGCTGGCGCAGTTGCAGGCTATTGTGTTCACCTTCTGGTGATGCAAGCAGCGTATGGTTTACTGAATTCAACCCCATGCGCTGCAACGGGCTGTTCTCGCGAGTCTGGCAGGCATTCAGCCATAATTGCAGACGCGTCAGCGGTTTGTTGGCACTGGTATTATGTTCGCTATAGCTGACATTTGGCTGAGTCGCGAGCAGCAGCACATCTCCGGCTTTCGCCTGAATGTGGCAACCGTTGCTGTCGCGGTATTCCGCTTCGCCCTGAAGAATAATGTTCAGAATATCAACCCGTGGGTAGGTTCGTGGCTGGAATGATGCCCCCGGTGCCAATACTTCCTGATTGAGCACGCGCAGAGACGCGTAGCCCAGCAACTGTGGGTCAAAATAGTGACCAAAAGAAAAGGTATAGCGCGCCTGCAACCAGCCATAGTCGGCCTGGCCACATTGCCCCGCAGCTCTTCGTGTGATCATAATTGTTATCCCTCCAGAGAATTATTTATTGAACTGATAGTAATTGTGTGGACGTTGGATTGTTAGCTAGTTAATCTGGTCGGTATATTCAAAATTCCTGAATGAGTACGAAGATGGCGAAAGAACGAGCATTGACGCTGGAAGCGTTGAGGGTGATGGATGCGATCGATCGTCGTGGCAGCTTTGCCGCTGCGGCAGATGAGCTGGGTAGGGTGCCTTCGGCACTGAGCTATACCATGCAGAAACTGGAAGAAGAGTTAGATGTTGTGCTGTTCGATCGTTCTGGACATCGTACTAAATTCACGAATGTTGGACGCATGTTGTTGGAACGCGGACGTATCTTGCTGGAAGCCGCAGATAAGCTCACCACCGATGCTGAGGCGCTAGCGCGCGGTTGGGAAACGCACTTGACGATTGTGACGGAAGCCTTGATTCCGACTCAGCGGATTTTCCCATTAATCGATAAGCTGGCGCTTAAAGCCAATACGCAGGTATCGATTCTGACTGAAGTGCTGGCTGGGGCGTGGGAGCGTCTTGAGCAAGGACGCGCCGATATTGTGATTGCGCCGGACATGCATTTTCGCGCGTCTTCTGAAATGAATACCCGCAAGCTGTACACGATGAATAACGTTTATGTCGCCAGCCCGGAGCATCCGATTCATCAGGAGCCTGAACCGCTGTCGGATGCAACCCGGGTGAAATACCGTGGGATTGCGATGGCAGACACCGCGCGTGAACGACCAGTACTGACTGTACAACTGTTGGATAAACAGCAGCGTCTGACAGTGAGTTCGCTGGATGATAAACGGCGTGCGTTGTTGGCTGGGTTAGGCGTCGCGACCATGCCGTATCAGATGGTTGCGCAAGATATTGCCGAAGGGCGTTTACTGGTGGTTGGCCCAGAGCATCAGATGGAAAGCCAGATTATTATGGCGTGGCGGCGAGACAGCATGGGCGAGGCGAAATCCTGGTTCCTGCGTGAAATTCCAAAACTGCTGAACCAGCCCTAAATCCTGCATTTTCTGCGGCAAGGTGTGGCTCCACACCTTGCCTCTGCACTTCATTATGTCAGTATAAATCGACAAACGTCTTATCACGGTGGTGAGGCTGGTTCAGATCTTGCTCTGGACCCAGCGAAATCACGCCATGAGGATTAATCGTGCCGTGGCTACGATAGTAGTGGTGACGAATATGCGCCATATCGACGGTATCGGCGATACCGGGCATCTGATAAATATCACGCAGGAAACCGAACAGATTAGGGTAATCGCTCAGGCGATATTTATCGCATTTAAAATGCGTGTGATAGACCGGATCGAAACGGATCAACGTCGTCCACAGCCGCAGGTCGGCTTCGGTTAACTGCTCACCCGTCAGATAGCGCTGTTTTGCCAGAATGCTTTCCAGATCGGATAACGCGGCGAAAACGGTCGTGGCGGATTCATCATAGGCTGACTGGCTTGTCGCAAAACCGGCTTTGTACACACCGTTATTGACCTTGTCGTAAATCCAGCCGTTCAATTCGTCAATCTGAGCGCGTAGCGCTTCTGGGTAATAATCTCCCGCCGTTGCTCCCACGCCATCAAAAGCGCTATTCAGCATGCGGATGATATCGGCAGATTCGTTACTGACGATGGTGTGCTGCTCGGTATCCCACAGGACAGGCACGGTCACCCGACCGCTGTAGTCTGGCATGGCGTGCAGGTAGAGCTGGTAGAGGAATTCATGCTGATAGAGTGAGTCACCCGTCGCAGCTTCAAAATTGGTACCGAACGTCCAGCCATGATCGAGCATGAGCGGATGAACCACCGAAACGGCGATGTGATCTTCTAACCCTTTCAATTGCCGCATAAGCAGCGTGCGGTGTGCCCACGGGCAGGCGAGTGAAACGTAGAGATGATAACGGCCGGACTGGGCAGGGAAGCCACCTTTGCCGGTGAGGCCTGGGGCGCCATCGGGCGTTACCCAGTTGCGGAATGCAGATTCTGAACGCTTAAAATGGCCGCCGGTAGATTTGGTTTCATACCAGGTATCGTGCCATACGCCGTCAACCAGTTGTCCCATAAATCCTCCGTGAGTGAGTGATGATAAAACGACGGCAAGCCTTGTGTGCTTGCCGTCTCATTCGTTATTCGACTATTAAGTGTAGTACAGGCCGGAAAAGGCTTGTCTTACCACTTTTTGCCCAGCAGGCGGTCGATACTGAATGCGCCTGGGCCAGTTACAGCGAGCAGGAGGTAGCCGCCAGCGATGGTCAGGTTTTTCATGAACATCAGTTGGTTCATGCCTTCCGCAAAGTTAGAGTGGAAAATCAATGCAGTCAGCAGCGTAAAGCCGGCAGTGAACAGCGCGACAGTACGCGTCAGCAGACCGAACAGAACCGCCAGACCACCACCCAGCTCCAGCAGAATGGTCAGCGGCAGCAGGAAGGTCGGCACGCCCATCGCCTGCATGTATTGTTGTGTGCCTGCATAGGCATCACCCAGCTTACTGTAACCTGCAACGATAAACAGAATTGGCATTAAGATACGTGCAACCAGCAGTGCAGTACTTTCTAAATTTTTCATCATCTCTCCAATTAATTTTGTTGTGGGCTATATTGCCCTGTTTTGTTTGTTGTAGCAGGTGTGGTCTGAAAACTTGGCCCGCCATCAGGTTATGGGCAGATAGTATAGAGAGATGATTTACGCTGCCAGCGAGTATAATTGTTGCTTTATTTCAGAAAAATTGATGTTCAGTGAAACGTGCAAGAACGCGCTATAATGACGTGAGCGCGTCAGGCAACGGTAAGATAAGCAGTGTCGTTATGCAGGGTAGGCAACTGAGGTGATGGAAGGGCTTAGGGACGTTGGTCAAACGTTTTACGCACGAGCTTGAAGGTTCCCCACAGCCCGACGAGGCGGCGTCCCCAGCGGATCATGCGGCTAGGATGGCGCACGCCATAGAGCGCCACGAGGCTAGAGCCAACGATCCAGTATTTACGCCACTGCATTAGACTTTGCCAGCTACGATCGTAACGGGCGGTGCTATCCAGCCAGTGTTTTTTACCTGCCGATAAATCCAGCCGCTGCTGCTGTATCTGGCGCAGTAGCTGGGCTTTTTCTCTGTCTCGCTGCTGACGCTGGTTCACTTGGGATCTTCCTCCAGCAGCGATCTGTCGGTCGCCAGCTCTTTACGCGTTGCTTTGAGCAAGGTGGAGCGACGTACCTTCACGAGTGTCCATATACCGCCTATCAGCGCCAGTCCGAGCAATGTGGCGGTAATACAGCCCAGCGCAAAGAGACGATATTGCGGATCGATGCCCCAGATGATCAGCGCAATCAGACTCATAATGCCAAAAGCGGCAAAAAGCAGCGTCAGGCCGACCATAATCAGCAATTGAATCAGATTGGCTTTCTCTTCCTCTAATTCAATGACGGCCAGTCGAACACGGCTTTCTACCATGCTGACAATAATGGAGATGATGCGTTGAGCAGAAGCCATGACCCCGCTTGCGGGGCCTTGTTGTGATTTATCCGTCATAACGATCCGCTAAGTCATAACAAGCCGCTAATTAGCGACGAGACAGCAGGACGCCAAGTACGACACCGACTGCTGCGCCAATGCCGACACCAGTCCACGGGTTCTGGCGTACATAATCGTCCGCAGATTCAACCGCTTCTTTGGTTTGGGAAGCGATGCGCTCACCGGTATCGCTCAGGCGACTGCGGGTTTCTTTCAGCGCGCTTTCTGCCTTATTACGCAGCTTGTCGAGTTCCGCTTTAGATTTATCGCTGGAGGTGCTTAATACTTCTTCCAGCGTGTCCGCCAGTGATTTCAATTCGGCGCGTAGGTACTCAGAATTTTGATCTTTAGCCATATTAATAACCCTTCATGTTATAAACCTGAACGTTAACTATAGCTGAAGCTGAGATTTATGCTGCCCCAAACGGTACGGACAATTCTGATAACTCGCTGTAAATTTTAGTGATTTGGTTTTTGAATACAAAATGAACAGTAATCGTGTGTTTTTTAGGGGCAATGTGGTGATGGGCTATTGCGACGTGCCACGTTCTGCGGCGCGCAATTCCTGCTCGGCTTCAGCCAGCTTTCTTTCGCGCTTGAGAATCTTCTCTGCGTCATCCCCTTTATGGCGGCTTTCATTCAGTTCCTGCCGCCGTTCAGCAACGTCTTTGCGTTTCTCCGCAATGGCTTCCTGACGTTTCTCTGCTAATCCGGCATCCGTACAGTGGGTTTTCACGCCGTCCAGCGCCTTCTCTAATCCATTGATGCGGTTCTGATTGCCGTGCTTACGTGCTTCATCGATTTGACGCTGAATATCCTGCGCTTTCTGCTGACAGGTTTCCACCTGATTGGTGGCACTCGCCAGCACGTGACCGGAAAGCAGGACAGATAATGCAATGATGGATGGAAATAGTTTCATCTTCGTCACCCCAGTTTGGATTGTTTCTGTGTCAGTTTCTGCTGCCAGAACGGTGTCGGGGCTGCCGCTTGTTGCGCGGTAATTGTGACTTTAGGTAGAGACAAACGCAGGACATCTCTGGCAGCGATACTTTGTTCTGGCGAGGCCAGACGGACGATCAGGCTATCTTGCTCTGGTGTAATGCTTTTGATCGCAATCCCTTTTTCATTGAGACGCTGATACACGTAAAAGCCATCTGGTAATGCGGCACCATCATAAGGCTTGATGTGTAGCATAGCATCGTCCTGAGAATGGCGCGGTGACTGTGACTGCGTCAATGCAATCATCGGCAGCGCAAGCAATAGCAGTATTCGAGCTGCTTTCCTGGAGAAGAGCCTAGAGAATAACCCGCTGATTGACACGGTTAGCTCCCTTTTTCAGCGTTATCTGCTTTAGCGTCACGTTTTTTACGCCACAGGACAAAAAGCGATCCAAACAGGCCGATAAACAGCAGGGCTAGCGGCAGTATCATCAGGCAGAGCATCAGCTCGTCTTCATATTTCAGGAAGACGGTTGTTTTCCCTAAGGCGTAGCCCAGCGTAACCAGAATAAACACCCACAGGAACCCGCTCATCCAGTTGAAGAACTGAAAGCGCGCGTTATTCAGGCCTGACAAGCCTGCGATGGTGGGTAATAACGTTCTGACAAAAGCCAGAAAGCGGCCAACTAATAGTGCGGACAGACCATGACGATGGAAGAGTTGGTGGGCGCGTTGGTGATAGTGCGCGGGCAAATGTGATAGCCAACCCTGAACCACTCCCGTATTGCCAAGCCATTTCCCCTGAATATAGCTTGCCCAACAGCCGAGGCTGGCGGCCGTCGTCAGGAGAAATATCGTAAAAGGGTAATTCATTGTGCCCTTGGCGACGAGGACGCCGACCAAAATGAGCAGGCTATCGCCGGGCAGGAAAGCGGCGGGGAGCAGGCCATTTTCCAGAAAGATAATCAGAAACAGTAATATGTAGATGGTCCATACCAGCTTCGGGTCGGCTAAAATATCGAAATCCTGATGCCAGAGTGCGTTTAACAGTTCTTTGATTAATTCCATCCGGTATTCCTAATACTGCTGTTGCATTTTAGCCTTGGCGACAATCACGCGTCTGGACATGATAAGAATGAATACAGTGTTAATCCCGTCATAATTCAAGTTGCCTGAAACTTGAATTATGACGGGTATATCAGGGCGCAGGATTATGATTTTTTTTATGATCTCTGTTTTTTCTGCCCGATAGTGACGCTGGTGTCTGACTTGATGCTCACTTTCGCTGCGAACCTGATAAACAGGCAGCTTGCGGATTGTTTGGTCTTGGTAGACTTTGCATCCAAAGCGACGGATTAAGCGTAAGAAAGACGCGTTAACTGTAACAAAATAGGTGTTACTGAGACAGAAAAATATTACGACAACTGAGGCGATTTAGGGGGATTTTTCGAGGAAGAGTTGTGATTTCTGCGATATTTTACACTCGCTGACAGAAATCAACGTTTTCTGACTTTTTTCCGTTGGTTCAAAAATTCCCCCCTGCGCTCAAAACAAGGGGGAGGATGCCTATTTAGGGCTTGCCCGTGTGTATCTGGTCGAGGTGGACGACCGGATTTTCGGCGAACATATAGCGGTCGACGTTAAACTCGAAATCATCCGTCGTGGCGCGAAACAGCATCTGTTTGGTATTTTCCAGATGTTGCCACATGGCCAGTTTGGCTGCATAAGGATCTTTGCGAATCAGTGCCTTAAGGATACGATCGTGTTCCTCGCACCAGCTTTCAATCGACTTGTCGTCAATGTGCTCATGCAGCTTGCGCCAGTAGGGATTGTGGATCCGTTGGCTCCACATTTTCTCGACGATGGTCGCCATCGCGGAGTTCTGTGTTGCCAGCGCGACCTGAACGTGGAATTTGAGATCCCACTGAGAATCACGGAAGCGATCTTCTTGCCGTGCGTATTCCTGAATTTCCATCAGTTGGATGATGTCCTGACGGGTTACCTGCGTGGCCGCAAATTCGGCAATGTTGCTTTCAATAAGTTGGCGAGCCTGAAGCAGCTCAAAGGGGCCAGCGGCGACGAATTCACTATCACTGCTATTAATGAACGGGTTTTTCTGCTGATTGGAAATAACGTGAATGCCTGAACCTTTGCGTACTTCAACGTACCCTTCGACTTCCAGCATGATGATGGCTTCGCGCACCACGGTGCGGCTGACGTTCATTTCTTCAGAAATATAGCGCTCTGCCGGTAATTTTTCGCCGACCTGATATATACCACTTTCAATGCGCTGTTTTAATTCTGCGGCTAGCTGCTGGTATAGCCGTCGGGGTTCAGTGAGTGCCATGATGATGTCTACTCTCGATAGATGACGGTCCATGTGCCACGTCAGGGCCTGAGTGTCTATCTCGTTAATCTTTGAGGGATGATTTGTTATACCACTTAATCATAGCAGCAACCAATGTTGTGGTCACAGTTATCGCAGTGTGTTATCGGAGGGAGGTGGCTCACCCAGTCGCAGATCATACCGGATGAGCCAGGATAATGCAGGGATTATCAGTGCTGGTTGGCTTCTTTCAGCGTTTCCGCCGCCGCAGCGACTTCTGATGCCGGTTGGTTTTTCAACACCGTCCAGATGACGACGGCACCTAACAGGTCAAAGACGGCCAGTGCAGCAAACAGCGGGCTGAAGCCCAGCGTATCGGCCAGCGCGCCGACAACCAGTGCAAACATGGTACTTGCCATCCAGGCTGCCATGCCGGTCAAACCGTTCGCGGTAGCCACTTCATTACGGCCAAATACGTCAGATGACAGGGTAATCAGCGCGCCGGACAGCGACTGATGCGCAAAACCACCGACGCACAGCAGGGCGATGGCGACATAAGGGCTGGAGAACAGCCCGATCATGCCCGGTGCAATCATTAGTACCGCACCCATCGTGACGACCATTTTGCGGGAAACGATCAGATTCACTTTGAAATGTTTCTGGAACAGCATTGGCAAGTAACCGCCCAGAATACAGCCGATATCGGCGAACAGCATTGGCATCCAGGCGAACATGGCGATTTCTTTCAGGTTAAAGCCGTAGGCTTTAAACATGAACAGCGGGATCCACGCATTGAAGGTTCCCCAGGCGGGTTCAGCCAGGAAACGCGGCAGTGCGATACCCCAAAACTGACGGTTACGCAGGATCTGCCAGGCAGACATTTTCTTCGCGTTATTAGTCTGATGCTGTGCTTCTTGCCCGCTAAGAATGTAGTCACGTTCTTCGTCGCTGAGTTTTTTCTGATCTTTCGGATGCTTATAGAAAACGAGCCAGCAGATGGCCCAGATCAGGCTTAGCGCACCGGTAATGATAAAGGCCATTTCCCAGCTGTGTGCCACAATCGCCCAGACCACCAGTGGTGGCGCGATCATGGCGCCGATGGATGACCCCACGTTGAAGTAACCTACCGCAACAGAGCGCTCTTTTGCCGGGAACCATTCGCTGCTGGCTTTCAGGCCCGCAGGGATCATGGCCGCTTCTGCCATACCCACCGCGCCGCGGGCGATCGCTAAACCCCCCCAGCTATTTGCCAGCGCGGTGCCCATACAGAAGATGGCCCACAGAATGGCGAACATGGCATAGCCGATTTTTGTGCCCAGCAAATCCAGCACATAGCCAGCGATAGGCTGCATAATGGTATAACAAGCTGAGTAGGCAGCAACGATGTAAGAATACTGCTGTGTAGTAATGTGTAACTGATCCTGTAGCGTCGGTGCGGCGACAGATATTGCATTACGCGTCAGATATCCCAGCACGGTGCCAATGGTCACCAGGCCGATCATATACCAGCGTAATCCTTTGATTTTACGCATTTACTTTCTCTCCGAGTCAATAAAAACACCGTGGTGGCTCTTGAGTGGCGTCACGGTGTGATGTGTCTTGTGATGTTGTACGACACGTTTTTTTGTTGTGCTGAACAGGAAAACCCTTCTCTTTGTGAGATAGCGATTGAATCCCTGCTTAAGGCAGCGCTACAATAATTTGTCATACAAC
This region includes:
- a CDS encoding MFS transporter, producing the protein MRKIKGLRWYMIGLVTIGTVLGYLTRNAISVAAPTLQDQLHITTQQYSYIVAAYSACYTIMQPIAGYVLDLLGTKIGYAMFAILWAIFCMGTALANSWGGLAIARGAVGMAEAAMIPAGLKASSEWFPAKERSVAVGYFNVGSSIGAMIAPPLVVWAIVAHSWEMAFIITGALSLIWAICWLVFYKHPKDQKKLSDEERDYILSGQEAQHQTNNAKKMSAWQILRNRQFWGIALPRFLAEPAWGTFNAWIPLFMFKAYGFNLKEIAMFAWMPMLFADIGCILGGYLPMLFQKHFKVNLIVSRKMVVTMGAVLMIAPGMIGLFSSPYVAIALLCVGGFAHQSLSGALITLSSDVFGRNEVATANGLTGMAAWMASTMFALVVGALADTLGFSPLFAALAVFDLLGAVVIWTVLKNQPASEVAAAAETLKEANQH
- the mzrA gene encoding EnvZ/OmpR regulon moderator MzrA is translated as MSISGLFSRLFSRKAARILLLLALPMIALTQSQSPRHSQDDAMLHIKPYDGAALPDGFYVYQRLNEKGIAIKSITPEQDSLIVRLASPEQSIAARDVLRLSLPKVTITAQQAAAPTPFWQQKLTQKQSKLG
- a CDS encoding DUF1090 domain-containing protein, which translates into the protein MKLFPSIIALSVLLSGHVLASATNQVETCQQKAQDIQRQIDEARKHGNQNRINGLEKALDGVKTHCTDAGLAEKRQEAIAEKRKDVAERRQELNESRHKGDDAEKILKRERKLAEAEQELRAAERGTSQ
- the exuR gene encoding transcriptional regulator ExuR, encoding MALTEPRRLYQQLAAELKQRIESGIYQVGEKLPAERYISEEMNVSRTVVREAIIMLEVEGYVEVRKGSGIHVISNQQKNPFINSSDSEFVAAGPFELLQARQLIESNIAEFAATQVTRQDIIQLMEIQEYARQEDRFRDSQWDLKFHVQVALATQNSAMATIVEKMWSQRIHNPYWRKLHEHIDDKSIESWCEEHDRILKALIRKDPYAAKLAMWQHLENTKQMLFRATTDDFEFNVDRYMFAENPVVHLDQIHTGKP
- a CDS encoding DedA family protein, producing MELIKELLNALWHQDFDILADPKLVWTIYILLFLIIFLENGLLPAAFLPGDSLLILVGVLVAKGTMNYPFTIFLLTTAASLGCWASYIQGKWLGNTGVVQGWLSHLPAHYHQRAHQLFHRHGLSALLVGRFLAFVRTLLPTIAGLSGLNNARFQFFNWMSGFLWVFILVTLGYALGKTTVFLKYEDELMLCLMILPLALLFIGLFGSLFVLWRKKRDAKADNAEKGS